The genomic interval ATTGCAGTATGGCAGAATTAACCCAAGAGGATAATATATTAAAAATAAAAATTGCAGAAAGAATCCAATCTTTAAGACTAAAAACGGGGCTTTCGCAAACAGATTTTGCTGAAAAAAACAATATAGATAGACAGCTTATCAATAGATGGGAAAGTTTAAAGAATAAGAGAGGTGTAACTATATATACTATTCAAAAATTTTGTAAAATGATAAATATAACATTGCAAGATTTTTTTGACGATGAAACTTTTAATTAAGGTAAAAAAGATGCTTTGGCATCTTTTTTTTATACTTAAAGAAATTTAAAACAGGGCAGCGCTGAAAAATTAGCTGGAGTTCTTGAAAGCTATGGCAATGATACTATTCTAAGAAAAAGCAAAGAAGGACAACTTTAGGGAATAACTTACGTTGACCATAAAACCAAATCTGTTTTCAAGGCTAGCAGTCTTGGGAAAGAATTCAGTGCGAAAAGCATTCAGGAAAGTTGTGCCATGAACATTCTTGCCTTTGAAAGAAAGCATCAAAACTCTATTTCAACAAATTCAGACAACTTCAAAGATTTTGAATTAAGAGAGTATATAAAACAAAATCTTACAGAGATCCTACTTCGGGGGGAAAAAATAAATGACTATGTCTCGAAACAGTTTAGACGAAAAAAGAAACAGAGAATTTCCTGGTGTATTTAAAAAAGTCAAGGAGGTATTCTTACCTCCTTGACTTTTTTTATATTTTTTGGTTACTTATCTTCCATTTTACTAGAGAATAACTAAATAATTAAAGTTCTCCTCCAACTCCTTTAAATTTATCAACAAAGGCACTGATTTTTTGGAATACACTTTGTTTTTTAGTCAAATATTGAGGGTTTAAAGGGCTCATTTTAGGTAAAAGAGCATTGAGTTCTGTACCATTTTCACTTGCAAACTCACGTTTCAAAGATGCTGCGATATATCGTTTTGCCGCTTCTTCATTTAAGTTTTCATCTGTAATTAATTCAGAAGCTTCTGTTTTCTGTTTTCCTTGTGCATAGGCAAAGAATGAATCTATTACATTCGCTTTATCTTTAATCTTGTCAAGGTCTGTTTCGTTAATAAAATCGACAACTAAAGACTCTTTTGCCCTATTACCTATACTGGCACGGATAACGCGACGTACCTCATCGACTAAGGCAACTTTATCTTTGGTCTTTTTATTGTGCTCGAAGATTAATTCCAGTATGTAATCCAGATTGATTTCCTGTGATTTCAATAAGTCAATTTCAAATACTACATCATCCCAATCAATTTTAGATTCTTCAGATTCCTTACCATTTTTTTCACGTCGCAACCAGTCACGGATATCATTGTACGTTGAGCGATAATCTTGAACTGTTCTTTCCGGTAACAACGAAATATCTTTCATCACAGCGATATCCTCGTCCGCTACAAAGTAGGTTTCTTTGAATGCCTCGATTGCTTCTGTGTCATTTAAGTCTATATATTGTAATGCTTTTAAATGTGTGAATTCATCGTAATTCTGCAAAATATTTTCTACTCGCAAGTATTCCCCAAAAAGCTTTGCAAATTCTTTCTTGTCTTTTTCTTTAACGATTTCATCTGGATTTGGAAATTTTGCATTCAATTCATTGACCACGTCCTTAAACCCTCTACGCGCTTTACCAGTTGCAATATCCGTAAAGCCTTCCAAATACTCTTTGTAGCTTTTTTCAAGGACTACATTTTTGGTGTTTTTGTCACCAAATAAGGTGATGGCATCAATAGTGGCTTGTTCTA from Flavobacterium sp. YJ01 carries:
- a CDS encoding helix-turn-helix transcriptional regulator, which produces MAELTQEDNILKIKIAERIQSLRLKTGLSQTDFAEKNNIDRQLINRWESLKNKRGVTIYTIQKFCKMINITLQDFFDDETFN